Proteins from one Paenibacillus amylolyticus genomic window:
- the glmS gene encoding glutamine--fructose-6-phosphate transaminase (isomerizing): protein MCGIVGYIGNKNTQSVLVEGLKKLEYRGYDSAGIAVFTPEGLQITKALGRLANLEAKLDGAPLVGNAGIGHTRWATHGKPSDENSHPHTDGSQKFSVVHNGIIENYLELKDELISQGHTFTSETDTEVISHLVAREYNGDIVKTVQKVITLLRGAFALGVLTEHEPEKLVAVRQASPLIIGVGEGENFIGSDIPAILEHTRNVYILNDGEMAVLTHDAVELMTIEGNFISREMIRVDWDAVTAEKGGFEHFMLKEIHEQPKAYRDTMLGRIDNEGKKVQLPELKMTEEQIKNIRNVQIIACGTAYHAGLVGRTVIEQLVRIPVETDVASEYRYRSPIVHKDTLVIVVSQSGETADTLAALREAQSNGAHVLAITNVVGSSIARDADDVIATLAGPEIAVASTKAYTSQLIAFNLLGLYLAQVRGTQSAEEIAHTLAAMQALPEQVESMLEQADAIKGYAEQISKHEHLFFIGRGLDYAVAQEGSLKLKEISYIHSEAYAAGELKHGTLALIEDGIPVIALATQENVLEKTVSNIKEVKARGADVLAITYEEHVAPLLKSVDQAFAIPKTLPLLSPALSVVALQLLAYYASLALGHDVDKPRNLAKSVTVE from the coding sequence ATGTGCGGTATTGTTGGATATATTGGTAATAAGAACACTCAATCGGTATTGGTCGAAGGATTAAAAAAACTGGAGTATCGTGGTTATGATTCTGCAGGTATTGCGGTATTCACACCAGAAGGTCTGCAAATCACGAAAGCTCTTGGTCGCCTTGCGAACCTCGAAGCCAAACTGGATGGTGCGCCACTGGTTGGTAATGCCGGAATTGGACACACACGTTGGGCGACTCATGGTAAACCATCAGATGAGAACTCTCATCCACACACGGATGGAAGCCAGAAATTCTCTGTTGTGCACAACGGTATTATTGAGAACTATCTGGAGCTGAAGGATGAGCTGATCTCCCAAGGTCACACGTTCACTTCCGAGACAGATACTGAAGTCATTTCTCACCTGGTTGCACGTGAATACAATGGTGATATCGTTAAAACTGTGCAAAAAGTGATCACGTTGTTGCGTGGTGCATTTGCACTGGGTGTATTGACAGAGCATGAACCTGAGAAACTCGTTGCTGTGCGTCAAGCTAGCCCATTGATTATTGGTGTTGGTGAAGGCGAAAATTTCATTGGTTCTGATATCCCGGCAATTCTGGAACATACACGTAATGTGTACATTCTGAATGATGGTGAAATGGCTGTATTGACACATGATGCTGTCGAATTGATGACGATTGAAGGCAACTTTATTTCTCGGGAAATGATTCGTGTCGATTGGGATGCTGTTACCGCAGAAAAAGGCGGATTCGAGCACTTCATGCTGAAAGAAATTCATGAGCAACCAAAAGCATATCGTGATACAATGCTGGGTCGCATCGATAATGAAGGCAAAAAAGTTCAACTTCCTGAGTTGAAAATGACTGAAGAACAAATTAAAAATATCCGTAACGTTCAAATCATTGCATGTGGTACAGCGTACCATGCAGGTCTGGTTGGACGTACAGTGATTGAGCAATTGGTTCGTATTCCGGTTGAAACAGATGTGGCTTCCGAGTACCGTTACCGTTCCCCAATCGTGCACAAAGATACACTCGTAATCGTAGTGAGCCAATCCGGTGAAACTGCCGATACACTTGCTGCATTGCGTGAAGCACAGTCCAATGGCGCACATGTACTTGCAATTACAAACGTAGTGGGCAGCTCCATTGCACGTGATGCAGATGATGTTATCGCAACATTGGCAGGTCCTGAAATTGCTGTAGCTTCTACCAAAGCATATACTTCACAGTTGATCGCGTTCAATTTGCTGGGTCTGTACCTTGCACAAGTTCGTGGTACACAATCTGCTGAAGAGATTGCACACACGCTGGCAGCGATGCAAGCATTGCCTGAGCAAGTGGAATCCATGTTGGAGCAAGCTGACGCAATCAAAGGATATGCAGAGCAAATCTCCAAACATGAACACCTCTTCTTCATCGGCCGTGGTCTTGACTATGCAGTAGCTCAAGAAGGGTCTTTGAAACTGAAAGAGATCTCTTATATTCACTCCGAGGCTTATGCTGCGGGTGAATTGAAACACGGTACGCTTGCACTGATCGAAGACGGTATCCCTGTAATTGCCCTGGCAACACAGGAGAACGTACTTGAGAAAACAGTAAGCAACATCAAAGAAGTGAAAGCACGTGGCGCAGATGTATTGGCAATTACGTACGAAGAGCACGTAGCACCATTGCTGAAATCCGTAGACCAGGCGTTTGCAATTCCTAAGACGCTGCCACTCTTGAGCCCGGCTCTGTCTGTAGTTGCACTGCAATTGCTGGCATACTACGCTTCTCTGGCACTGGGTCATGATGTGGATAAACCACGTAACCTGGCGAAAAGCGTAACGGTTGAGTAA
- a CDS encoding cysteine hydrolase family protein, with translation MGICTDVLIVVDLQNGVCYDGNHLYDLNNLLNRVNRRIAMYRELQKPIIFVQHCDEVLVPGEEPWAIHADLDVQEQDFLVRKTHANSFYETNLKSLLDELTVHRIEFCGAQTEYCMDATIKYAHGLGYENYMIQNGTSTIDNPWMSGKETISFYENIWDDRFLKWIDGEA, from the coding sequence ATGGGGATTTGTACGGATGTATTGATCGTGGTCGATCTACAAAATGGCGTTTGTTATGATGGAAATCATTTATATGATTTGAATAATCTACTTAATAGAGTAAATAGAAGAATTGCTATGTACAGAGAATTACAAAAACCAATCATTTTTGTACAACACTGTGATGAAGTATTAGTGCCTGGAGAAGAACCATGGGCTATACATGCCGATCTTGATGTTCAAGAGCAAGATTTTTTAGTGCGGAAAACACATGCGAATTCGTTTTACGAAACAAATCTGAAAAGTCTCTTGGACGAATTAACTGTACATCGTATCGAGTTTTGCGGTGCCCAAACAGAGTACTGCATGGATGCTACAATAAAATATGCGCACGGATTGGGATATGAGAACTATATGATCCAGAATGGAACGTCCACTATAGATAATCCATGGATGTCTGGAAAAGAGACGATTTCGTTTTATGAAAACATATGGGATGATAGATTCTTGAAATGGATCGATGGTGAAGCGTAG
- a CDS encoding nitroreductase family protein: protein MNTITGQFNKTNDFDTIVLERHSVKVYDPEVKISREEMTEILAKASRAPSAINMQPWRFLVIDSAEGKAKLAPLASFNQTQALTSSAVIAVFYDANNVDYMEEIFSKSVELGYMPQDIMDMQMQQVQPYYANITPSELRDMNLIDSGLISMQLMLVARAHGYDTNPMAGYDKAQIAEAFGLDKERFQPVMLISIGKAAKDGYSSYRLPVETTTTWA, encoded by the coding sequence ATGAATACAATTACCGGCCAATTCAACAAAACCAATGATTTTGATACCATCGTCTTGGAGCGCCATTCCGTTAAAGTTTACGATCCTGAAGTGAAAATAAGCCGCGAGGAGATGACCGAAATATTGGCGAAAGCTTCTCGTGCCCCTTCAGCCATTAACATGCAACCATGGCGTTTTCTTGTTATTGACAGTGCTGAAGGCAAAGCGAAGCTTGCACCACTGGCCTCTTTTAACCAGACACAGGCACTAACGTCTTCCGCTGTCATTGCCGTATTTTACGATGCCAACAACGTTGATTACATGGAAGAGATTTTCAGCAAATCGGTGGAACTTGGGTACATGCCACAAGACATTATGGATATGCAGATGCAACAGGTACAACCTTATTATGCGAACATAACTCCATCCGAATTGCGTGATATGAACCTCATTGACTCAGGCCTTATATCCATGCAACTCATGCTCGTTGCCCGTGCACATGGCTATGATACGAACCCTATGGCTGGCTATGACAAAGCCCAAATTGCTGAGGCCTTCGGTCTGGATAAAGAACGGTTCCAGCCCGTGATGCTGATCTCCATAGGAAAAGCAGCCAAAGATGGCTATTCTTCCTATCGTCTCCCGGTTGAAACAACTACGACTTGGGCGTAA
- a CDS encoding MerR family transcriptional regulator has protein sequence MKISEVANHVNLPISTIRYYEKIGIITDEHVLRDHNNYRIYAQSIIQHLDVVKQCLAVGFTIHEIQLMISKNGFSSKDQASIIQAKISEIEEAQKQLEHSKQNLYEILKADITCEDGFGKY, from the coding sequence ATGAAAATTAGTGAAGTAGCGAACCATGTAAACCTTCCGATATCCACGATACGGTACTATGAGAAAATAGGTATTATCACAGATGAACATGTGCTGAGAGATCATAATAACTATCGGATCTATGCACAGAGCATTATTCAACATCTGGATGTGGTCAAACAATGTTTAGCGGTGGGGTTTACGATTCATGAGATACAGTTGATGATCTCCAAAAATGGGTTTTCAAGTAAAGATCAAGCAAGCATTATCCAAGCAAAAATATCCGAAATTGAAGAAGCACAAAAACAATTAGAACATTCCAAACAAAATTTGTACGAAATTCTTAAAGCAGATATCACGTGTGAGGATGGGTTTGGTAAGTATTGA
- a CDS encoding VOC family protein, which yields MKIREVRLLTHQMETLKEFYGTLLGLELVEEGTTFVSFRAGGSVLSFKKATEQEQPYYHVAFTIPTNKLAEAKKWVQDRNIPLLSKDGQDEFYFPYWDATAFYFYDPSGSLMEFIAHHSFDNAVDESFHVKHLLCISEIGLPVDDVPEAISTLNEHYHLEPFAGDGTKFSPMGDAEGMFIVIDKQMPWFPDGRMPGVYATKVEVEVEAGQTGKLHLQEDRYSIVSI from the coding sequence ATGAAAATAAGAGAAGTTCGTTTATTGACACATCAAATGGAGACCTTAAAGGAGTTTTACGGTACATTACTGGGATTGGAGCTTGTGGAGGAAGGTACAACATTCGTTTCATTCCGTGCGGGAGGTTCGGTCCTTTCTTTCAAAAAGGCTACTGAACAGGAGCAGCCGTATTATCATGTGGCATTTACGATTCCAACGAATAAACTCGCTGAGGCGAAAAAGTGGGTCCAAGACCGCAACATTCCGTTGCTTTCCAAAGATGGACAGGATGAATTCTATTTTCCCTACTGGGATGCAACTGCCTTCTATTTCTATGATCCAAGCGGCAGCCTGATGGAGTTCATTGCTCACCACTCATTCGATAATGCAGTCGATGAATCTTTCCATGTTAAGCATCTGCTGTGCATTAGTGAGATCGGCCTGCCTGTCGATGATGTTCCTGAGGCCATAAGCACATTGAATGAGCATTATCACCTTGAACCCTTTGCTGGAGACGGAACGAAATTCTCTCCCATGGGTGATGCAGAAGGCATGTTTATTGTCATTGATAAACAGATGCCCTGGTTCCCGGACGGGCGCATGCCCGGTGTATATGCTACTAAGGTGGAGGTGGAGGTGGAAGCTGGGCAGACCGGTAAATTACATTTACAAGAGGACCGGTACTCTATTGTTTCAATATGA
- a CDS encoding LysR family transcriptional regulator: MENFITVCEELHFTRAAEKLGISQPTLSQQIRGLEDELGVPLFDRVGKKIVMTQAGTLFLEHCVQMIRHLQNTQDALAEFRNDQRGRLVIGVLPSDLDYRITPLLVDFHARFPKVQLKVISSIYVLNQVLENEVDIGIEITSAPDDRLVRIPLCSEEYVLVVSENHDWAERSTIEIQELRDIQTVMFPEGFTGRELVDSYCRKYGFSLNTIMETSSATSIISLVKANVGGTLLPYPLIQAMNEPTLRSIRITDDPPYRHFEIIHRFDRYLTQSAKAFMEKTIEYFNYRCV, from the coding sequence ATGGAAAACTTTATTACCGTTTGCGAGGAGCTTCATTTTACTCGGGCAGCTGAGAAACTTGGCATTTCCCAACCGACCTTGAGTCAACAAATACGTGGCTTGGAAGATGAACTCGGTGTTCCTTTGTTTGACCGTGTCGGTAAAAAGATTGTGATGACCCAGGCAGGGACCCTGTTTCTGGAGCACTGTGTACAGATGATCCGGCATCTGCAGAATACCCAAGATGCGCTAGCAGAATTCCGCAATGATCAGCGGGGACGATTGGTTATCGGTGTTCTTCCATCCGATTTGGATTACCGAATCACACCGTTGCTCGTTGATTTTCATGCCCGATTCCCCAAGGTGCAACTGAAGGTGATCTCTTCCATCTATGTCTTGAATCAGGTGTTGGAAAACGAAGTCGATATCGGCATTGAGATCACATCTGCCCCTGATGACCGGCTTGTTCGCATCCCTTTGTGCAGTGAAGAATACGTACTTGTTGTTTCCGAGAATCATGATTGGGCAGAACGAAGTACCATTGAGATTCAAGAGTTGCGTGATATTCAAACGGTGATGTTTCCCGAAGGATTCACGGGTAGAGAATTGGTCGACAGCTATTGCCGCAAATACGGATTCAGCCTAAATACCATCATGGAGACCAGTTCGGCAACCTCCATCATTAGTCTGGTCAAAGCCAACGTCGGTGGAACACTGCTGCCTTATCCTCTAATCCAAGCCATGAATGAACCCACATTACGAAGCATTCGAATTACGGATGATCCGCCATACCGACACTTTGAGATCATTCATCGCTTCGACCGTTATCTGACGCAATCCGCCAAAGCATTTATGGAGAAGACCATCGAGTATTTCAATTATAGATGCGTCTAG
- a CDS encoding MFS transporter, translated as MKLFYIVLALILASLNLRPPITSISPLMSTIQNDLGLSGMTASLLTTLPVLCMGIFAPFSVRLSRRWGNEGAIVLALILIGIGTGLRLFVGTSPLMMFTSFLLGVGIALTGPLLSSFIKQYFPNQVAAMVGTYSTAMVMGASISVGLSVPLQHMLGDLGEGL; from the coding sequence ATGAAACTTTTTTATATTGTCTTGGCACTTATTCTGGCGTCACTGAATTTAAGACCACCAATTACCTCCATCTCTCCCCTGATGAGCACCATACAGAATGATCTGGGTTTGAGTGGCATGACGGCCAGTCTCTTAACAACTCTGCCGGTATTATGTATGGGCATATTCGCTCCGTTCTCCGTAAGACTAAGTAGAAGGTGGGGGAATGAAGGGGCTATTGTACTGGCTTTAATTCTTATTGGCATAGGTACAGGATTACGATTGTTCGTGGGCACATCCCCCCTAATGATGTTTACTTCTTTTCTGTTGGGTGTAGGGATTGCATTGACAGGGCCGCTGCTGTCCAGCTTTATTAAGCAGTATTTCCCCAACCAAGTAGCAGCCATGGTAGGTACCTATTCAACCGCGATGGTGATGGGGGCCAGCATTAGTGTGGGATTATCGGTTCCGCTTCAGCATATGCTGGGGGATCTTGGAGAGGGTCTTTAG
- a CDS encoding MFS transporter yields MGSASAYAGGSWRGSLATWALLAFIALPIWLKLTWSARAERQSGHTSAILHAPLPVKNRRAWVLTLFFGLMAAIFYSLTAWLAPAIQSQGYSRETAGNIQTLFTLISLPSTLFIPMLVHRYQKRVFWLVGCAMLELIGVLMLNLSVSPWLAAIPLGIGAGGLFPIALMLPIDETNNAQEASSWSAMTQSGGYILGALGPLGIGWLRDLTGSFVQAFYGLAIIIVLQIIVQIAIGNKKSTEVVGQERS; encoded by the coding sequence ATCGGTTCCGCTTCAGCATATGCTGGGGGATCTTGGAGAGGGTCTTTAGCCACGTGGGCATTACTCGCATTCATTGCATTACCGATCTGGTTAAAATTAACCTGGTCTGCACGTGCAGAGCGGCAATCTGGACATACCTCGGCTATACTACATGCACCACTCCCGGTGAAGAACCGACGTGCATGGGTACTGACCTTATTCTTCGGATTGATGGCAGCGATCTTCTATTCATTAACCGCTTGGCTTGCTCCAGCGATTCAAAGTCAAGGATATAGCCGAGAGACAGCTGGCAACATCCAAACGTTATTTACTTTGATATCACTGCCCTCAACATTATTCATTCCGATGCTAGTGCACCGGTACCAAAAACGTGTATTCTGGCTTGTTGGATGTGCAATGCTGGAGTTGATAGGTGTCCTGATGCTGAATCTCTCTGTCAGTCCGTGGCTCGCGGCGATTCCGCTTGGTATAGGTGCAGGTGGACTATTCCCGATTGCACTGATGCTGCCGATTGATGAGACAAACAATGCGCAGGAAGCCAGCAGCTGGTCTGCTATGACGCAATCCGGTGGCTATATTCTGGGTGCACTTGGACCACTGGGGATTGGTTGGCTTCGCGATCTGACAGGCAGCTTTGTACAAGCATTCTACGGTTTGGCTATCATCATCGTGCTGCAGATTATCGTTCAGATAGCTATTGGCAATAAAAAAAGCACAGAAGTTGTTGGCCAGGAGCGGAGCTAA
- a CDS encoding VOC family protein → MNVEVIPFLSMNGDAAAAIAFYEEFLGAKVLFKKSYKEMKEMNPGFEYPAGQDEYITHSVLEIGVNKVMIAEEAMDTERAWQLGNSTSLCIQSKDKHPIDQLYHSLMQHEGVKVLVPYEQNEFSPGYGIVRDPFGIVIQLCVTVHDF, encoded by the coding sequence ATGAATGTTGAAGTGATACCATTTTTGTCGATGAACGGGGATGCGGCGGCAGCCATTGCTTTTTATGAGGAGTTTCTGGGCGCTAAAGTCCTATTCAAGAAAAGTTATAAAGAGATGAAGGAGATGAACCCGGGTTTCGAGTACCCTGCCGGTCAAGATGAGTATATTACACATTCGGTGCTGGAGATTGGGGTTAACAAAGTCATGATTGCGGAAGAAGCAATGGACACGGAGAGAGCATGGCAGCTGGGGAACAGCACGTCACTATGTATTCAATCCAAGGATAAACATCCAATCGATCAACTGTATCATTCTCTGATGCAACATGAGGGCGTGAAGGTATTGGTACCTTACGAGCAAAATGAATTCAGTCCAGGTTATGGCATTGTGCGGGACCCGTTTGGCATTGTGATTCAGCTATGTGTGACGGTGCATGATTTTTAA
- a CDS encoding DMT family transporter has product MMGIGLLIVLVTLVGGAVLSAQSSINGTISRNIGLLETVFFTFASGTLILAVLINFFGSGHLLDLLHAPKLQLSAVFLGFGYLFLSTLAVNKLGVTPANLTAIVGQIVAGFIIDAMGLFGGEFIAFSWQRAVSLVLMLAALALIFGEKNDQAQAVTLSNK; this is encoded by the coding sequence ATGATGGGTATAGGTTTATTGATTGTTCTTGTCACCTTGGTTGGTGGAGCTGTACTTAGTGCGCAGTCCTCGATCAATGGTACGATTAGCCGTAATATCGGCCTGCTGGAGACGGTTTTCTTCACATTCGCATCGGGTACACTGATTCTTGCCGTCCTCATCAACTTTTTTGGCAGTGGACATCTACTCGATTTGCTTCATGCACCCAAGTTACAGCTTTCTGCGGTCTTCCTTGGTTTCGGATATTTATTCCTTTCCACATTGGCCGTAAATAAACTGGGCGTAACACCTGCCAACCTTACAGCGATCGTAGGTCAGATTGTTGCGGGTTTCATCATCGACGCCATGGGGCTCTTCGGTGGTGAGTTCATTGCATTCTCTTGGCAGCGAGCTGTCTCACTAGTCCTGATGCTCGCTGCATTGGCTCTGATTTTCGGTGAGAAGAATGACCAAGCTCAAGCAGTAACACTTAGCAATAAATGA
- a CDS encoding DMT family transporter yields the protein MIAIVTGALLSFEGALYGKLGEQVGTLEADFYNFFMGAIISLILLIFFGRGNLAAITKFPKWNLLGGLLGVTYLLTLVIGVPIVGVGISMIAIVIGQMVTSILIDHYGWLGSNRKPVGSKRIAALVLMLGALALTLF from the coding sequence ATGATCGCCATTGTAACAGGAGCTCTTCTAAGCTTTGAAGGGGCACTGTATGGCAAACTTGGAGAACAAGTCGGCACACTGGAAGCTGATTTCTACAACTTCTTCATGGGGGCAATTATTTCGCTGATTCTGCTGATTTTCTTCGGTAGAGGAAACCTCGCTGCCATCACCAAATTTCCAAAGTGGAACCTGCTTGGTGGATTGCTCGGAGTCACCTACCTGCTTACATTAGTCATCGGTGTTCCTATCGTGGGTGTGGGGATCTCCATGATTGCCATTGTTATCGGGCAGATGGTGACCAGTATTCTGATTGATCATTACGGATGGCTGGGGAGCAACCGCAAACCCGTAGGAAGCAAACGCATTGCTGCCTTGGTACTTATGCTGGGTGCGCTCGCTCTTACTTTATTCTAG
- a CDS encoding AraC family transcriptional regulator, which produces MIDTSKQESSRLLYIGKVQGNPNWNFPSHMHEDISEMVYVSDGEGIIKINEHPYTVKKGDLLIYNEGVIHEQCTSPECPLSLYYCGIANIYSDGTQSEHIIPEHASPYIETKEYASRIGDLFEFMYEESANQKGGYDKICEGLLGVLLAIVQRLAQPNASQKQDSDHLAVRIKDFLDDNYLQHLKLQDIAAHFHINPYYLSHVFKDKYDDSPIRYTVYRRMGEAKRLLTTTDMKVSEIAHMLGYQNANYFTILFTKTMGESPTQYKKNEKAERVDLVET; this is translated from the coding sequence ATGATCGATACAAGCAAACAGGAATCCTCCAGATTGTTATATATAGGAAAAGTGCAGGGCAATCCAAATTGGAATTTCCCGAGTCACATGCATGAGGATATCAGTGAAATGGTGTATGTGTCGGATGGAGAAGGTATCATTAAAATCAATGAACATCCGTATACGGTCAAAAAAGGTGATCTGCTCATTTACAATGAGGGTGTAATTCATGAACAATGCACCTCTCCCGAATGTCCACTCAGCCTTTATTATTGTGGAATAGCCAATATCTATTCGGATGGAACGCAATCAGAGCACATCATTCCTGAACACGCGTCTCCGTATATCGAAACGAAAGAATACGCCAGCCGGATAGGCGATCTGTTTGAGTTCATGTATGAAGAATCCGCCAATCAAAAGGGGGGTTACGACAAGATCTGTGAGGGATTGCTTGGCGTGCTGCTTGCCATCGTTCAGCGGTTGGCTCAACCCAATGCCTCACAAAAACAAGATTCGGATCATCTCGCCGTACGGATCAAGGATTTTCTCGATGACAATTACCTTCAGCACCTCAAGCTTCAGGATATCGCTGCGCACTTTCATATCAACCCTTATTACTTGTCTCATGTATTCAAGGACAAGTATGATGATTCCCCAATCCGTTATACGGTCTATCGAAGAATGGGAGAAGCGAAGCGGCTGCTGACCACAACGGATATGAAGGTAAGTGAAATTGCACATATGTTGGGCTATCAGAATGCAAATTATTTCACTATTTTGTTCACGAAGACGATGGGTGAGTCGCCTACCCAGTATAAGAAGAATGAAAAGGCGGAACGTGTGGATCTAGTGGAGACTTGA
- a CDS encoding methyl-accepting chemotaxis protein, with the protein MPILAREKKDVVTDAMVIKAMEKSLAIIRFDLDRRVTYVNEVFAQTMGYTVAEMYGMKHQQLCFGTFANTPEYDAFWNGILNGVSFQDKVERKDAKGNSVWLEATYMPVYDEMNQKILGVSKIATNITNRQKNITVVVNELKTMSNELNEQADVGIERSQELMSTISHISEVSVTNRATLTHLQEQAGSIQGVVRTIREISSQTQLLALNAAIEAAHAGEYGRGFDIVAKEVKKLSAMVESSINEIRDSVTGITKEIGNITGGTKKVEEYVERSQQQIETALNDFMEIAASAHLLDAKAEHVTRIV; encoded by the coding sequence GTGCCTATATTAGCTAGGGAAAAGAAAGATGTTGTCACCGATGCAATGGTCATTAAGGCGATGGAGAAAAGTCTGGCTATCATTCGATTCGATCTGGATCGACGGGTAACTTATGTGAATGAAGTTTTTGCCCAGACGATGGGATATACGGTAGCTGAGATGTATGGCATGAAGCATCAGCAATTATGCTTTGGCACTTTTGCGAATACTCCGGAATATGATGCTTTTTGGAATGGTATATTAAATGGCGTGAGCTTCCAGGACAAGGTTGAACGCAAGGATGCAAAGGGAAATTCCGTATGGCTAGAGGCGACGTATATGCCGGTGTACGATGAGATGAATCAGAAGATATTGGGTGTCTCCAAGATTGCCACCAACATCACCAATCGTCAAAAGAATATAACGGTCGTAGTGAATGAACTGAAAACAATGTCAAATGAGCTAAATGAACAGGCAGATGTAGGCATTGAACGGAGTCAGGAATTAATGTCCACTATCTCCCACATCTCAGAGGTTTCTGTTACGAACCGTGCAACACTGACACATCTGCAGGAACAAGCGGGATCGATTCAGGGCGTGGTACGCACCATACGGGAGATTTCATCACAGACCCAGCTGCTTGCATTAAATGCTGCCATTGAAGCTGCACATGCGGGGGAATACGGACGAGGATTCGATATTGTGGCTAAGGAAGTCAAGAAACTGTCTGCCATGGTGGAGAGCTCGATCAACGAGATTCGTGATAGCGTGACCGGGATAACCAAGGAAATTGGCAATATTACTGGTGGCACTAAAAAAGTAGAGGAATATGTCGAGCGGAGCCAGCAACAGATTGAGACCGCTTTGAATGATTTTATGGAAATTGCTGCATCGGCTCACTTGCTGGATGCCAAGGCGGAGCATGTAACCCGAATCGTGTAA